In the Puntigrus tetrazona isolate hp1 chromosome 19, ASM1883169v1, whole genome shotgun sequence genome, CGGCCCCTTCCTGCAGTATTCATAAATATCATGTCAATTATATCATCATCTCATGCCAACGTTTCTTCTGCAGAGCTGTGTAGGATCAACGAACACCAGAAGGTGGCGCTAGACCTAGACCCCTATGTGAAAAAACTGCTTAATGCCAGACGAAGAGTGGTGCTCGTCAACAACATACTCCAGAATGCGCAGGTAAGACTTTGACTTTGAGCTTAAGACATCACTTCGCTTGCCGTCCTCCGATCTTTACCATTTGTACGTTGCAGGAGCGCTTGCGAAGGCTGAACCATAATGTTGCTAAAGAGACGGCACGCAGGAAGACCATGCTCGAGGCGTCTGGAGCGTTTACCCCGCGCTCCCCCAGCAAACCATGACGGCCCCGATCTCGCATTTTGGGAACGCACCGTTACACTGTGCTCAATGCCAAGGACCAACGCTGTAGAGTTGCAGAATCTTCCTCTTATCATTAAAGGGCGCTGGGCTATGCAAAGCACTGCTAACAGAACACACTCAAGAGTAGTCAGGGAGACGGACAGCAGTCGTTTATTTCCTGAACGTGtgactttttaatcaaatatttgtcTGTATGAATGTCACTGTtgctgaaaaatgcaatgcTGTGGATGTACTAGTTATTTGCAAATGTACGATTTgaataactaataatattattattaaagtatctAGTGGTTTCCAAGCATGTTCCCCAATTTTGCATCTCTCTTTTGTCTAACACACAAAATTTCAGATCTTGGGAATCtctactaatgagctgatgatctaAATCAGGCGTGTTTTTATTATGGAGACATAGAAAGCATGCAGGAAtgtggttgggaaccactgatctagtCTAATTTACCTGTACATATTCAgcttttagtctttttatttttggattcaGACTCTGTCCACATCgaattgttttctttgcaaatGTGCTTCATGCGTTTAAAGGATTCATTC is a window encoding:
- the LOC122323731 gene encoding SNARE-associated protein Snapin-like, encoding MAALAVLETPSGKDALAEGLLDLLSPAVQQLDLHVHSVRESQVELREHIDNLASELCRINEHQKVALDLDPYVKKLLNARRRVVLVNNILQNAQERLRRLNHNVAKETARRKTMLEASGAFTPRSPSKP